From the Ensifer adhaerens genome, the window GGACATGACGAAGACGAGGCCGATCGCCATGATCGTCACCGGCGCTGTCTGCAGCATGATGTTCGACAGGTTGCGAACGGTCAGGAAGCCGCTGTCCTTCAGGACGATGGCGAAGAACAGAAAGATCGCCAGGAAGCCGAGATAGACGACGTATTGCTGCAGGTTGAGACGATTGACGAGGCTTGCCGGCTGGCCGCTCGCGCTGGAATGGGCACTGGACATCATTCTTCCTCCGAAGACAGGGAGATACTCCCCCTGCACTACGGCGCCGCGCGCCTGAGTGGACGCGCAACGGTCGCCGTAGCACTATGAAAAAGCTGCACGTTTGTCCCAAGTCCACTACGGTTTAGGGACGCATGCAGCAGGCATCGTCACTTCATCGCATCCGCGATCGTCGCGGGTACGTCCTTGTTGAGGGACTTCTTCCAGCCGTCGGCGACCGTCGCCTTGGTCACGGCGAGCGAGTCGACCACCAGGAACGGTTCCGCCTTCTTGCCGACCAGGGACCCCGCCGCGGCGCGCGCCGCGGTGACGCCGATATTGTAGGCTTCGTCGGCGACAAGTGCCGCAATGTTGCCGCCCTTGACCATGTCCAGCGCGGCCGGCTCGTTGAGGTCGAGCGTCACGATCTTGGTGTGGGTGTTGCCTGCTCCGCGCAGTGTCGAAAGCACACTCAACGCCGGCTCCGCCCAGGTCACATAAATGCCGTCGAGGTCCGGGTTCTGGGTGATCATCCCTTGCGCGATTTCTTCGCTGCGGGCGGGATCTGCCATGCCGGCCTCGGCAACGATCTTCATATCAGGATAGTCCTGTTCGATCGTCGACTTGAAGGCGCCGTCGCGCTGGTTGGTGACGTAGAAATCGGCGTCATGATAGATGTAGCCGAGCTTGCCCTTGCCGCCGAGCGCATCGGCCATGGCAACGGCGGCCTTGTTGCCCA encodes:
- a CDS encoding substrate-binding domain-containing protein, coding for MHEAVRHFALLAAVLAATSGHAADGKTTGPHGEAPTPASTFALTAAEEQQIKDGKFTAALVWHEMSEYTNAVNSGAYDEFKRLGIEVVAQTDAGFDAARQKSDVETVLAKKPSIILSLPVDPATAAVVYDPARTAGVKLAFVDNSPAGYEHGKDYVTIVSDDLFQMGNKAAVAMADALGGKGKLGYIYHDADFYVTNQRDGAFKSTIEQDYPDMKIVAEAGMADPARSEEIAQGMITQNPDLDGIYVTWAEPALSVLSTLRGAGNTHTKIVTLDLNEPAALDMVKGGNIAALVADEAYNIGVTAARAAAGSLVGKKAEPFLVVDSLAVTKATVADGWKKSLNKDVPATIADAMK